A single Methanomassiliicoccales archaeon DNA region contains:
- a CDS encoding NADH-quinone oxidoreductase subunit A produces MLIDDYYPVAVFALIAILFPALAFWASRFFRPTRFQPQKKMTYECGEQPIGHGQIQFHVQFYIYAIIFVIFDIVTVFLMIWALVLADLSDNARWYMVIFLVLLVIGVTYALKKEKILWI; encoded by the coding sequence ATGCTCATTGACGACTATTATCCGGTGGCCGTCTTTGCACTGATAGCCATCCTGTTCCCGGCATTGGCTTTCTGGGCATCAAGGTTCTTCCGGCCGACGCGATTCCAGCCGCAGAAGAAGATGACCTACGAGTGCGGTGAACAGCCTATCGGGCACGGACAGATCCAATTCCACGTTCAATTCTACATATATGCCATCATTTTCGTCATTTTTGACATCGTGACCGTTTTCCTGATGATATGGGCGCTTGTGCTCGCTGACCTGAGCGACAACGCCAGGTGGTACATGGTGATCTTCCTGGTCCTGCTGGTCATCGGGGTCACATACGCTCTGAAGAAGGAGAAGATACTATGGATCTGA
- a CDS encoding methyltransferase domain-containing protein, which yields MANGYHFDGEDYKAHSRPQKDWGMAVIDSLQLKGDESIIDLGCGDGVLSAELARRVPRGRVLGLDNSSSMIETARSNWAPNLDFRLQDLTHMDFSEVFDLAFSNAALHWIKDQDTFLLGLHRALKPGGCLRFNFAGDGNCPSIFRGMREAMSHPRFTSYFASFEWPWHMPSAGDYEIKLRAAGFRDIEVWMQDADRAFENAQEFSKFIVSMGLVPLLERVPEGRERAAFEKHAVTSILEHSHVDGGYFEVFRRINVKARK from the coding sequence ATGGCGAACGGATACCACTTCGATGGAGAGGACTATAAGGCGCACTCCAGGCCGCAGAAGGACTGGGGCATGGCGGTCATCGATTCGCTCCAGCTGAAAGGGGATGAGAGCATTATCGATCTGGGTTGCGGGGACGGAGTGCTCTCGGCGGAACTGGCCCGTAGGGTCCCTCGGGGCCGAGTGCTGGGATTGGACAATTCGTCCTCGATGATCGAGACCGCAAGGAGCAACTGGGCTCCAAACCTGGACTTCCGCCTCCAGGACCTGACGCACATGGATTTCAGCGAAGTATTCGACCTCGCTTTCTCGAATGCCGCCTTGCACTGGATCAAGGACCAAGACACGTTTCTGCTAGGGCTGCACCGAGCGCTCAAGCCAGGAGGATGCCTTCGCTTCAACTTCGCCGGGGACGGCAATTGCCCTTCCATTTTCCGGGGAATGCGCGAGGCCATGTCCCATCCTAGGTTCACCTCGTACTTCGCCAGCTTCGAATGGCCCTGGCATATGCCAAGCGCCGGAGACTATGAGATCAAGCTGAGAGCGGCGGGCTTCAGGGATATCGAGGTCTGGATGCAGGATGCCGATCGAGCCTTCGAGAATGCGCAGGAGTTTTCGAAGTTCATCGTGAGCATGGGGCTGGTGCCGCTACTAGAACGAGTGCCAGAAGGAAGAGAGCGCGCGGCGTTCGAAAAGCACGCGGTCACAAGCATCCTGGAGCACAGCCACGTCGATGGAGGCTACTTCGAGGTCTTCCGAAGGATCAATGTCAAAGCGAGGAAATGA
- the proC gene encoding pyrroline-5-carboxylate reductase, which produces MKIGFIGAGNMAEALMKGIISAGLAMKEEITAGEIVVERKEYIARTIGARTTTDNVEVVKSANIIVLAVKPQQMGTVLEELKPYLTVDHLLISIAAGIRISYIESKLNVGVRVIRVMPNNPCLVAASASAFSLGKCAKPHDKDLVMRILQSVGIAFQVDEKLLDAVTGLSGSGPAFVYLVIESMADGGVLAGLPRDISQKLAAQTVLGAAKTVLETNGHPGFLKDMVASPAGTTIEGLKVLEKAAVRGAFIEAVEAAAKKSKELGEKS; this is translated from the coding sequence ATGAAGATTGGGTTCATAGGCGCGGGCAATATGGCCGAGGCGCTAATGAAGGGCATCATCTCCGCTGGACTTGCAATGAAAGAAGAGATCACTGCCGGGGAGATAGTCGTTGAGCGAAAAGAATACATCGCCCGGACCATCGGCGCGAGGACGACCACCGACAACGTCGAGGTCGTGAAGTCGGCGAACATCATCGTGCTGGCCGTGAAGCCACAACAGATGGGAACGGTCTTGGAAGAGCTCAAACCCTACCTCACCGTTGACCACCTGCTCATCTCCATCGCCGCCGGCATTAGGATTTCATACATCGAGTCGAAGCTGAACGTCGGTGTCAGGGTCATAAGGGTCATGCCCAACAACCCCTGCCTCGTCGCCGCGTCCGCGTCGGCATTCTCTCTGGGAAAGTGTGCCAAACCGCATGACAAGGACCTGGTGATGCGCATCCTGCAGTCCGTTGGGATAGCATTCCAAGTGGACGAGAAGCTGCTGGACGCCGTCACAGGTCTAAGTGGCAGCGGGCCAGCGTTCGTCTACCTGGTCATCGAATCAATGGCGGACGGCGGCGTGCTGGCAGGACTGCCGAGGGACATCTCGCAGAAGCTAGCTGCGCAGACCGTGTTGGGCGCTGCAAAGACCGTCCTGGAGACCAACGGACATCCGGGATTCCTGAAGGACATGGTCGCTTCCCCCGCTGGGACGACAATCGAGGGCCTCAAGGTTCTAGAGAAGGCAGCTGTCCGGGGCGCGTTCATCGAGGCGGTCGAGGCCGCTGCAAAGAAGTCGAAAGAGCTAGGCGAGAAGAGCTAG
- a CDS encoding NADH-quinone oxidoreductase subunit C, whose product MAQRAGLAAGGKTGEIVAKELIDRFPEYVKITKVTHNRVFAMVDKVGLLNVAKFMKDALDFDHITAVSGVDWLEEKKMWAVYHITSYSNRVTAEIIVELPRDKPEVDSVTPLWGGANWHERETYDMFGIIFIGHPRLERILTPEGTDYFPYRKDFVGGRRV is encoded by the coding sequence GTGGCACAAAGAGCGGGATTGGCTGCCGGGGGCAAAACAGGCGAAATCGTTGCGAAGGAGCTTATCGATAGGTTCCCCGAATACGTTAAGATCACGAAGGTCACGCACAACCGCGTCTTCGCCATGGTGGACAAGGTCGGTCTGCTGAACGTGGCCAAGTTCATGAAGGACGCACTCGACTTCGACCACATTACCGCCGTGAGTGGCGTGGACTGGCTAGAGGAGAAGAAGATGTGGGCGGTGTACCATATCACTTCCTATTCGAACCGGGTGACGGCGGAGATAATCGTGGAGTTGCCCCGCGACAAGCCAGAGGTGGATTCGGTCACCCCACTTTGGGGCGGGGCGAACTGGCATGAGCGCGAGACCTACGATATGTTCGGCATCATTTTCATCGGCCATCCGAGACTGGAAAGGATATTGACGCCGGAGGGCACGGACTACTTCCCCTATCGAAAAGATTTCGTCGGCGGGAGGAGGGTTTAA
- the uppS gene encoding polyprenyl diphosphate synthase: protein MIASTAYQTYEKSLLKEVREGHVPNHVAIIMDGNRRFAREIGLSTTEGHVKGKDKLEEVMEWCLELDIRILTVYAFSTENLNREPGEVDYLLRMFEENFYKLGDEERIHKHGIKVSVLGQRELLPERLQKAIEYAEAKSASYSNYFYNIAVAYGSRQEIIQAIKAIAQKVKDGEMSVDDIDESVVSKSLYTAPFPDPDLILRTSGEERLSNFLLWQLAYAELYFTDVYWPGFRKVDFLRAIRSYQLRQRRFGK, encoded by the coding sequence ATGATAGCCAGCACCGCCTACCAGACCTACGAGAAGTCGCTGTTGAAGGAGGTGCGAGAGGGCCATGTGCCCAACCACGTGGCCATCATCATGGACGGTAACCGCCGCTTCGCCCGGGAGATCGGCCTTTCCACCACCGAAGGGCATGTCAAAGGCAAGGACAAGCTGGAAGAGGTCATGGAGTGGTGCCTGGAGCTGGACATACGCATCCTCACCGTCTACGCCTTCAGCACCGAGAACCTGAACCGGGAGCCTGGAGAGGTTGATTACCTATTGCGCATGTTCGAGGAGAACTTCTACAAGCTGGGAGATGAGGAACGCATCCACAAGCACGGCATCAAGGTGAGCGTGCTCGGGCAGAGGGAGCTGCTGCCGGAGAGGCTGCAGAAGGCCATCGAATATGCAGAGGCCAAGTCGGCATCATATAGCAACTACTTCTACAACATCGCCGTCGCTTACGGCTCCAGGCAGGAGATCATCCAGGCCATCAAGGCCATCGCCCAGAAGGTCAAAGATGGGGAGATGAGCGTGGACGATATCGACGAGAGCGTCGTCTCCAAGTCGTTGTACACCGCGCCATTTCCGGACCCGGACCTGATCTTGAGGACGTCCGGCGAGGAGCGGCTCTCGAACTTCCTGCTCTGGCAGCTTGCCTATGCCGAGCTGTACTTCACCGATGTCTACTGGCCCGGTTTCCGCAAAGTGGATTTCCTGAGAGCCATCCGGTCCTACCAATTGAGACAGAGGCGCTTCGGTAAGTGA
- a CDS encoding NADH-quinone oxidoreductase subunit D: MAEMWLNMGPQHPMTHGLWNLRVKIDGETITQAEPIIGYLHRGWEKLAENRMYPQIIPMADRLCYGSSMSWSHLYCSTVENMLELEVPERAKYIRTIVLEAQRIGSHLMWLAALGTDLGSYTIFLYCVRERELFLDLMQNLCGARLTYNYTRIGGVRNDVPANFERDFTRVLKVFEKRLAIVEALCDESAIFRMRMEDVGKLTAEQAKNLGVTGPNLRGSGVEYDIRKDDPYEAYSDIDFDVCYETGCDAFARYRVRVDEMYESCKIIRQAIKKIPQGPYRVKPPRTAPKGKAGWAHVEDPRGEGFMYVIGNGDDHPYRLKVRSPVFVSVSAAPAYLVGYKIADVPAIMGSIDMCLGETDR; the protein is encoded by the coding sequence ATGGCCGAGATGTGGCTGAACATGGGTCCGCAGCATCCTATGACGCATGGTCTGTGGAACCTCAGAGTCAAAATCGATGGCGAGACCATAACCCAGGCTGAACCAATTATTGGATACCTGCACCGCGGCTGGGAGAAGCTCGCCGAGAACCGGATGTACCCGCAGATCATCCCCATGGCCGACAGGCTATGCTACGGTTCCTCCATGAGCTGGAGCCACCTGTACTGCTCGACCGTGGAGAACATGCTAGAGCTGGAGGTCCCGGAGCGCGCCAAGTACATCCGCACCATCGTGCTGGAAGCGCAGAGGATCGGCTCGCACTTGATGTGGCTCGCTGCTCTGGGAACTGACCTAGGCTCCTACACCATCTTCCTTTACTGCGTTAGGGAGAGGGAGCTGTTCCTCGACCTGATGCAGAATCTGTGCGGCGCAAGGCTGACATATAACTATACTCGGATCGGAGGCGTTCGCAACGACGTCCCGGCCAACTTCGAGCGCGACTTCACCCGTGTCTTGAAGGTTTTCGAGAAGCGGCTGGCAATCGTAGAGGCGCTTTGCGACGAGTCCGCGATCTTCCGAATGAGGATGGAGGATGTGGGGAAACTCACTGCGGAGCAGGCCAAGAACCTTGGCGTCACAGGGCCGAACTTGAGGGGCAGCGGCGTTGAATATGATATCCGCAAGGATGATCCCTATGAGGCGTACTCCGACATCGACTTCGATGTCTGCTACGAGACAGGCTGCGACGCCTTCGCCCGGTACCGCGTCAGAGTAGACGAGATGTACGAGTCCTGCAAGATCATAAGACAGGCGATTAAGAAGATTCCCCAGGGCCCCTACCGGGTCAAGCCTCCGCGCACCGCGCCCAAAGGCAAGGCCGGCTGGGCGCACGTGGAGGACCCGAGGGGCGAGGGGTTCATGTATGTCATCGGGAACGGCGATGACCACCCATACCGGTTGAAGGTGCGTTCCCCGGTATTCGTCTCGGTGAGCGCGGCGCCAGCGTATCTTGTCGGTTATAAGATCGCGGACGTGCCGGCGATCATGGGATCGATTGACATGTGCCTCGGGGAGACGGACCGGTGA
- the nuoB gene encoding NADH-quinone oxidoreductase subunit NuoB produces MDLSLAPNAIAMSAQEFLVWSKNVMDQLLTASGAKKAVDKITAPIWSWALRNANYPLHFGVACCALEMAAASGSRFDAERLGIIYRSSPRQTDVLLINGWVTAKLRPDLRRLYEQMAEPRWVVAMGECAISGGPWYDSYNVVQGVDTFIPVDIYIPGCPVRPEAMIDGFMKLHKKIHKEMKGTFLED; encoded by the coding sequence ATGGATCTGAGCCTCGCTCCCAACGCCATCGCGATGTCCGCCCAGGAGTTCCTGGTATGGTCGAAGAACGTCATGGACCAACTATTGACGGCCTCGGGCGCGAAGAAGGCGGTTGACAAGATCACGGCGCCGATATGGAGCTGGGCGCTGCGCAACGCCAACTACCCTTTGCACTTCGGCGTCGCCTGCTGCGCCTTGGAAATGGCCGCCGCCTCCGGCTCGCGGTTCGATGCGGAGCGCTTGGGCATAATCTACAGGTCGTCCCCCAGGCAGACCGATGTCCTCCTAATCAACGGCTGGGTCACCGCCAAGCTGCGCCCGGACCTACGCCGCCTTTACGAACAAATGGCCGAACCTAGGTGGGTCGTGGCCATGGGCGAGTGCGCGATTTCTGGAGGCCCGTGGTATGACTCTTACAATGTCGTACAGGGCGTCGACACCTTCATCCCTGTGGATATCTACATCCCCGGCTGCCCGGTTCGTCCAGAAGCGATGATCGACGGGTTCATGAAGTTGCATAAGAAGATCCACAAGGAAATGAAGGGGACTTTCCTGGAAGACTGA
- a CDS encoding TIGR04190 family B12-binding domain/radical SAM domain protein — MARQDLILIHAPSVYDFRKEFLFYGPVSDLVPSTPVFEMYPFGFMTIAAHLHSLGYRVRIVNLASMMLNDRNLDVPAFLKKLDAKTFGIDLHWLPHAHGALEVARLVKELHPDSKVLMGGYSSTYFHKELIRYPQVDLVMRGDSTEIPVAELLAALDEGSPLEKVQNLTWKEGERVTENPMTFIPENLDYIDVDYGWIVRSVIRHRDLEGHKPFKDWDRYPLTVVFTVRGCYQQCLECGGSCSAMNHFLGRRKPAFRAPEKVAEDIYHIQNFLKSPTFVVGDLRAGGKDYATRFFSEAKRLGIDNQVVLELFTPANKEFFQSAQGSLSSYSIEFSPESHSEEVRMALGRKYDTPSIEKSVVSALANGCQRFDLFFMVGLPKQDRKSALESADYSRRLYSLVANDKRLFVFTSPLAPFLDPGSYAFENAEESGYKVFARTLEEHRARLVSPSWKYVLSYETKWMTRDDIVETSYDAADVLNKARFDCGLIGDDELKCRIDRTDMARQLMREIDGVMVIADQAKRDEGFSRLRERARDLMESTICQKRDLEWETPGVIRSFPRAVFGLVRSKRKSK; from the coding sequence TTGGCCAGGCAAGACCTGATACTGATCCATGCACCAAGCGTGTACGACTTCAGGAAAGAGTTCCTGTTCTACGGTCCGGTCAGCGATCTGGTACCCTCGACGCCAGTCTTCGAGATGTACCCCTTCGGCTTCATGACCATCGCGGCGCATCTGCACTCCCTCGGCTATAGAGTGCGCATCGTCAACCTGGCCAGCATGATGTTGAACGACCGTAACCTGGACGTTCCGGCGTTCTTGAAGAAACTTGACGCTAAGACATTCGGAATCGACCTGCATTGGCTCCCTCACGCCCACGGTGCATTGGAGGTCGCGCGTCTCGTCAAGGAGCTGCATCCGGACTCGAAGGTGCTCATGGGCGGGTACTCGAGCACCTACTTCCATAAGGAATTGATAAGGTACCCTCAGGTCGACCTAGTGATGCGCGGCGACTCCACTGAGATACCGGTGGCAGAGCTATTGGCCGCCCTAGACGAGGGCAGCCCGCTGGAGAAGGTACAGAACCTCACTTGGAAGGAGGGAGAAAGGGTCACGGAGAACCCGATGACCTTCATTCCGGAGAACCTGGATTACATCGACGTCGACTACGGTTGGATCGTTCGATCGGTCATCCGCCATCGCGATCTGGAAGGGCACAAGCCGTTCAAGGACTGGGACCGGTACCCTTTGACCGTCGTTTTCACCGTAAGGGGCTGCTACCAGCAATGCCTGGAGTGCGGCGGCTCGTGTTCGGCCATGAACCACTTCCTAGGAAGGAGGAAGCCGGCGTTCCGCGCCCCGGAGAAGGTGGCCGAGGACATCTACCACATCCAGAATTTTCTAAAATCGCCCACCTTCGTCGTCGGAGACCTGAGGGCGGGAGGCAAGGATTACGCGACCCGCTTCTTCTCAGAAGCGAAGAGGCTGGGCATCGACAACCAGGTCGTCCTGGAGCTTTTCACACCAGCGAACAAGGAGTTCTTCCAATCCGCCCAGGGTTCGCTGTCCTCCTATTCAATAGAATTCTCTCCCGAATCCCATTCGGAGGAGGTGAGAATGGCGCTGGGGAGGAAGTATGACACCCCTTCGATAGAGAAGAGCGTCGTGAGCGCTCTCGCCAACGGCTGCCAGAGGTTCGACCTCTTCTTCATGGTCGGCCTCCCGAAGCAGGACAGGAAGAGCGCGCTGGAGAGCGCCGATTATTCCCGGCGCCTTTATTCGCTCGTCGCTAACGATAAGAGGCTGTTCGTCTTCACCTCCCCCCTGGCCCCGTTCCTCGACCCGGGGAGCTACGCCTTCGAGAATGCGGAAGAATCGGGCTATAAAGTGTTTGCCAGGACATTGGAGGAGCACCGGGCGAGATTGGTATCCCCCTCCTGGAAGTATGTCCTCTCCTATGAGACGAAATGGATGACACGCGACGATATCGTCGAAACATCCTACGACGCGGCGGATGTGCTGAACAAGGCGAGGTTCGATTGCGGCCTGATAGGCGACGATGAGCTGAAATGCCGCATCGACCGCACTGACATGGCCCGCCAGCTCATGCGCGAGATCGACGGCGTGATGGTAATTGCCGACCAGGCAAAGAGAGATGAAGGGTTCTCCAGGCTCCGCGAAAGGGCTCGGGATCTTATGGAATCGACCATATGCCAGAAGCGCGACTTGGAGTGGGAGACACCTGGAGTAATTAGAAGCTTTCCTAGGGCGGTGTTCGGGCTGGTGCGTTCGAAGCGGAAGAGCAAGTGA